The genomic region TTGCTGTAGTAGATTCTGCCGCCATCGACAAATTAGATAAAATGGGAGCTTACATTGGAACCCTAAATTCCTGTAAATTCTTTTTAGAACGGTCTGTGGATGAAAATGACCTTTATGGTCTTCAAAAACATTATTATACCGATGAAATCGCCATGTTTGGACCAGACAAAATGATGGTGAAAAGCAGGGGCACTCTGCACAACAAGGATTATTATTATAATGGAAAGAACTTTGTTTACTACTCTGCCGGTGAAAACAATTATGTAATATTACCTGCACCCGACAACATCATCTCCATGATAGACAGTATACACACTCATTTTGGGGTGCGATTTCCTGCTGCCGATGTTTTCTATCCCAGCTTAACGGACGATCTTATCGCAGATTTTCCAGTAATACTTTATTTGGGGGAAGATAAAATAGCGGGTAAAGAATGTTCCCAAATACTGGCATCGAACGATAAAATGAATGTACAGCTTTGGATTGAAAATAAAGAAAAACCACTACCCATAAAACTGGTCATTATACACAAAGACAAGCAACAAAACCAATATGAGGCCACCTTTACCAAATGGGAAATAAACCCTAAAGTAGACAACGCTATGTTTGATTTTGTGCCTCCGGAAAATGCGAGAAAAATTAGCATCATGTCCAAATCCAAATAAAACTTTAGGTAAATTAAAAAGCTATTAAGATGAATACACTCATAAAAAACATAATTTCGTTAGGCAAGGTACTACTGTTTACAGTGCTCTTAACCCTACCATTATCCTCATTAGAAGCACAACGGTTTGGCCATGGAGCAAGTCGAGGGGGTGGTGGCTTTTCTAAACCTTCAGGAGGCCGTTCCATAAATGGAGGTTTTCAAAAACAGCCAAACAGAAATTTTTCTTCTTCTAGGCCTTCTACCATGCCCAGCACAAGACCTTCTACAAAACCTTCTTTTAGCAATAGTGGTAGCCGTGATATTTCGAGGCCAAGTACGAGTAAGCCTAAAATTGATAGAGGAAACACCAATATTAAAAACAACCACAATCGAGATTTCTCCAATTCCAAAGTGGTTAATAAACCTCGAACAAAAAATAATGTAAATATTGACAATAGCCGTAGAAATAATGTGAACGTACGAAATAATAATATTAACATTAACAATCGGCACACAGTGGTGGTTGCCAATCCAAGACCATACCGCCGACCTCCATATAGGTATGGTGGTTTTGGCTATTATTGTTACCACCCTTATTACTACCATCCCTTTAGGCCCTTTTATTGGGGGCCTATCTGGCATCCTTGGGGGTTCTTTATAGCTTCCATGGCCACCACAGCTATTATTGTTAGTATTGAAAATCAAAATTATTATTACGATCAAGGAAATTATTACAACAAGGTTGAAGATGGCTACACCGTTATACAGGCTCCCGTGGGTGCAACTATAAAAGTACTGCCAGACGGTTACGAAGTAGTTTCTGAAGGTGGGGAAGGTGGCACAACCAATAATTATTATTACGGAGGTGCATACTATGAAAAGTCGGATGATGGTTATACAGTAGTTCCTCCAACAGCCGGTACCGTTGTGGAAAATTTACCAGAAGGCGCCGAGGAAGTCCGCATTGGAGACCAGACCTACGTAAAATATGGAGAGACATACTACCAACCAGTTAAAGTAGACGGCAAAAACCAATATGAAGTTGCCGATGTTAAGCAAGAAGACGAATAAAATTTTAAAATATTGAATTGGATTATTTTAATTATAGCCGGCCTCTTTGAGGTCGGCTTTGCTACATGTTTAGGCAAGGCTAAGCACGCAGAAGGAAACACAGCCCATTTATGGTATGGTGGTTTTATAGTATGCTTAGCCATCAGCATGCTATTGCTTATAAAGGCCACCGAGACTTTACCCATTGGTACCGCTTATGCCGTTTGGACTGGAATTGGTGCAGTGGGAACCGTATTGGTTGGTGTTATTATTTTTAATGAACCAGCTGATTTTTGGAGACTTTTCTTTATTACCACCTTGATAATCTCCCTAGTAGGATTAAAGTTTGTTTCCCATTAATGAGCATTTTGCTATCTTCGAAGTTTAACAACCACAAATTATAAATTCTCAAACCAATGAAGTTAAACTTTTCCCTTTTAATAGCGGTACTCTTAACAGTAGTTATAACAAGTTGCAATGAAACTAAATCCAGCGAAATGATTACCCACAGTGTCTTTTTTAAGTTAAAACATCCAAAAGGATCAGAAGCGGAAAAAGCTTTTATTGAAAAAGCAACCGCATTACAATCCATCCCCACCGTTAAAAACATGAAAGCCGTTAAGGAAATTGGAAAAAAGAATGATTTTGATTGGGGACTCACCATGCAATTTGAAACTCAAGAAGATTACGACACCTACAATAACCACCCAGACCATGTAAATTTCGTTGAGAATGTTTGGAAAAAAGAGGTAGTAGACTTTATGGAGATTGATTATATAGCGAATTGATTTTCTTTTGCTAAATAAACAGGCAAAACTTTCGAGCACGCCATCAAATAATCGATAATAGGTTACTACAAATTCAAAAACCTTACAAGATCAAATGCCATTTACTTTCTCACATCCAGCAATAGTTTTACCATTAAATTACTTGCCTAAAAAATGGTTTTCGTTAACTGGATTAGTAATCGGAAGTATAACCCCTGATTTTGAATATTTTTTAAGGATGAGAATTGAAAGTAATTATAGCCATACAATTGCTGGGATTTTTTGGTTCGACTTACCATTAGGACTTTTACTAGCTTTTATTTTTCATCAGATTGTTCGAGACAGCTTATTGGACAATTTACCTATTGTTTTAAAGTCAAGATTTTTTCGCTTTAAAAAGTTTAATTGGATTAATAGCTTTAAAAGAAATTGGTTTGCAATTATAATTTCTATTTTAATTGGTGCAGTTTCACATATTTTTTGGGATAGTTTTACCCATCACAATGGATATTTCGTTCAAAAAATCCCAATATTATTGAACAGCATTGAAATTCTAGGCAAGCCAATATATATTTTGAAAATTCTACAACATTCGAGTACGTTAGTTGGTGGGTGCATTATCGCCTTAGTTATATATCGATTACCAAGAGAGTTTGGAATTAGTGCAAATGTTAATCTTAAATTCTGGCTGATTTTAATCGGGCTAACATTTATAATCACATTAATTAGGATTTTTAGTGGACTTGACATCAAACAATACGGAAATGTTATCGCAACTGCAATTTCAGCGGGAATTATAAGTTTGATTTTGACCCCCTTAATTTTAAAAAAACAAACTCATACAAAAAAGGTATAACCAAAATTCGGTTAGTTTCGATTGCGTCCTAATTTACTAAAGATTGTTTTTACCTATAATTATCAGGAATTAATCCCGCCCCCCTTAAAATAAAATCGAAATAAGAAAATATCAAGAAATTTTAAACGTATCCCGATAAGTAATAAAACATATCTGCCGAGCTCTTGAACGTGTCCCGATACATTGTGGGACGTATCCAGCGACATCCTGAACATATCCTAATACGTTGATGAACGTAACTGACGAGGTTTTAAATATCTCCTGATACGTTAAGGCACGTATCCAGAGAGGTTTAAAATGTGTCCCGATACGTTGTGGGACGTGTCCAATGAGATCTTGAACGTCTCCCGATACGTCAAGGGACGTATCCAGAGGGGTCTTGGACGTGTACAGATCGCTATACGACGTGTCCAACTGGTTGTCAGACGTCTCCCGATACGTTAAGAAACGTATCGAGTGAGGTTTTTTAACGCGCTCGCCCCCATTAAAACGTATAAATTGGATTTAAGCTACGGGTTTTCCGTATAAATCGAAATCGCCAGCCTCTTCAACTATAATATTGGCGAATTCACCCGTTTTAAGATAATATTGAGATGCATCGATCAATACTTCGTTATCCACATCGGGAGAATCGAACTCGGTTCTTCCTACAAAATAATTTCCTTCTTTTCTATCGATGACACAACGAAAAGTCTTTCCTACTTTTTCCTGATTCAATTCCCAAGATATTTGAGATTGAATATCCATAATCTCGGAAGCCCTTTGTTGCTTGACTTCTTCAGGCACATCATCTTCTAAATTGTAAGCATGGGTGTTTTCTTCGTGACTGTAAGTAAAGCATCCTAAACGTTCAAAACGCATCTCTTTAACCCATTCTTTTAAGGTTTGGAAATCTTCTTCCGTCTCCCCAGGATAACCAACAATTAAAGTGGTCCTAATAGCCATATGGGGTACCGCTTCCCTAAAATCCTTAAGAAGTTTTGTGGTTTTTGCCTGC from Galbibacter sp. BG1 harbors:
- a CDS encoding DUF2092 domain-containing protein — protein: MKKYLVVLSFLSFQLGFSQEIAVVDSAAIDKLDKMGAYIGTLNSCKFFLERSVDENDLYGLQKHYYTDEIAMFGPDKMMVKSRGTLHNKDYYYNGKNFVYYSAGENNYVILPAPDNIISMIDSIHTHFGVRFPAADVFYPSLTDDLIADFPVILYLGEDKIAGKECSQILASNDKMNVQLWIENKEKPLPIKLVIIHKDKQQNQYEATFTKWEINPKVDNAMFDFVPPENARKISIMSKSK
- a CDS encoding DUF6515 family protein, translating into MNTLIKNIISLGKVLLFTVLLTLPLSSLEAQRFGHGASRGGGGFSKPSGGRSINGGFQKQPNRNFSSSRPSTMPSTRPSTKPSFSNSGSRDISRPSTSKPKIDRGNTNIKNNHNRDFSNSKVVNKPRTKNNVNIDNSRRNNVNVRNNNININNRHTVVVANPRPYRRPPYRYGGFGYYCYHPYYYHPFRPFYWGPIWHPWGFFIASMATTAIIVSIENQNYYYDQGNYYNKVEDGYTVIQAPVGATIKVLPDGYEVVSEGGEGGTTNNYYYGGAYYEKSDDGYTVVPPTAGTVVENLPEGAEEVRIGDQTYVKYGETYYQPVKVDGKNQYEVADVKQEDE
- a CDS encoding DMT family transporter, which gives rise to MNWIILIIAGLFEVGFATCLGKAKHAEGNTAHLWYGGFIVCLAISMLLLIKATETLPIGTAYAVWTGIGAVGTVLVGVIIFNEPADFWRLFFITTLIISLVGLKFVSH
- a CDS encoding Dabb family protein — protein: MKLNFSLLIAVLLTVVITSCNETKSSEMITHSVFFKLKHPKGSEAEKAFIEKATALQSIPTVKNMKAVKEIGKKNDFDWGLTMQFETQEDYDTYNNHPDHVNFVENVWKKEVVDFMEIDYIAN
- a CDS encoding DUF4184 family protein, whose protein sequence is MPFTFSHPAIVLPLNYLPKKWFSLTGLVIGSITPDFEYFLRMRIESNYSHTIAGIFWFDLPLGLLLAFIFHQIVRDSLLDNLPIVLKSRFFRFKKFNWINSFKRNWFAIIISILIGAVSHIFWDSFTHHNGYFVQKIPILLNSIEILGKPIYILKILQHSSTLVGGCIIALVIYRLPREFGISANVNLKFWLILIGLTFIITLIRIFSGLDIKQYGNVIATAISAGIISLILTPLILKKQTHTKKV